The proteins below come from a single Aegilops tauschii subsp. strangulata cultivar AL8/78 chromosome 6, Aet v6.0, whole genome shotgun sequence genomic window:
- the LOC109779038 gene encoding probable nicotianamine synthase 4, translating to MDAQNKEVDALVQKITRLHAAISKLPSLSPSPDVDALFTDLVTACVPASPVDVTKLGPEAQAMREGLIRLCSEAEGKLEAHYSDMLAAFDNPLDHLGVFPYYSNYINLSKLEYELLARYVPGGIAPARVAFIGSGPLPFSSYVLAARHLPDTVFDNYDLCGAANARASKLFRADSDVGARMSFHTADVADLTDVLATYDVVFLAALVGMAAEDKAKVIAHLGARMADGAALVVRSAHGARGFLYPIVDPQDIGRGGFEVLAVCHPDDDVVNSVIIAQKSNDMHANGLRNGRGGQYARGTVPVVSPPCRFGEMVADVAQKREEFANAEVAF from the coding sequence ATGGACGCCCAGAACAAGGAGGTCGACGCCCTGGTCCAGAAGATCACCAGGCTCCACGCCGCCATCTCCAAGCTGCCCTCGCTCAGCCCGTCCCCCGACGTCGACGCGCTCTTCACCGACCTCGTCACCGCGTGCGTCCCCGCGAGCCCCGTGGACGTGACCAAGCTCGGCCCGGAGGCGCAGGCGATGCGGGAGGGCCTCATCCGCCTCTGCTCCGAGGCCGAGGGAAAGCTGGAGGCGCACTACTCCGACATGCTCGCCGCCTTCGACAACCCGCTCGACCACCTCGGCGTCTTCCCCTACTACAGCAACTACATCAACCTCAGCAAGCTGGAGTACGAGCTCCTCGCGCGCTACGTGCCCGGCGGCATCGCCCCGGCACGTGTCGCGTTCATCGGCTCCGGCCCGCTGCCGTTCAGCTCATACGTCCTCGCCGCGCGCCACCTGCCCGACACGGTGTTCGACAACTACGACCTGTGCGGCGCGGCCAACGCCCGTGCGAGCAAGCTGTTCCGTGCGGACAGCGACGTGGGCGCCCGCATGTCGTTCCACACCGCCGACGTCGCGGACCTCACCGACGTGCTCGCCACGTACGACGTCGTCTTCCTGGCCGCGCTCGTGGGCATGGCTGCCGAGGACAAGGCCAAGGTGATCGCACACCTTGGCGCGCGCATGGCGGACGGGGCGGCCCTCGTCGTGCGCAGCGCGCACGGGGCGCGTGGGTTCCTGTACCCGATCGTCGATCCCCAGGACATCGGCCGAGGCGGGTTCGAGGTGCTCGCCGTGTGTCACCCCGACGACGACGTGGTGAACTCCGTCATCATCGCACAAAAGTCCAACGACATGCATGCGAATGGACTTCGCAACGGGCGTGGTGGACAGTACGCGCGGGGCACGGTGCCGGTGGTCAGCCCACCCTGCAGGTTCGGCGAGATGGTGGCAGACGTGGCCCAGAAGAGAGAGGAGTTTGCCAACGCGGAAGTGGCCTTCTGA
- the LOC109779036 gene encoding uncharacterized protein: protein MAISAASSLALHAAPSATRRRSVVASASAARFDRRSAVLLLLSAAGAGSSLAAVAPAANAAGSIGLFGIRKKLERAEEAAREVGEAAVEAVEAGGEAVAEAGKEVAGEGMQLAAEAGLAGDALVQAGVVAGAEALGVLVGLSVVNGILKPEA from the coding sequence ATGGCCATCTCAGCCGCCTCCAGCCTCGCGCTCCACGCGGCCCCgtccgccacccgccgccgcagCGTCGTCGCCTCGGCCTCGGCCGCGCGGTTCGACCGGCGCTCGGCCGTGCTCCTCCTGCTGTCGGCCGCGGGTGCCGGGTCGTCCTTGGCGGCGGTGGCGCCGGCCGCGAACGCCGCGGGCAGCATCGGGCTGTTCGGCATCCGGAAGAAGCTGGAGCGGGCGGAGGAGGCCGCGCGGGAGGTGGGCGAGGCGGCGGTGGAAGCCGTGGAGGCCGGCGGGGAGGCCGTGGCGGAGGCCGGCAAGGAGGTCGCCGGGGAGGGCATGCAGCTGGCCGCCGAGGCGGGGCTCGCCGGCGACGCGCTCGTGCAGGCCGGCGTGGTCGCCGGCGCCGAGGCGCTCGGGGTCCTCGTCGGCTTGTCCGTAGTCAACGGCATCCTCAAGCCCGAGGCCTAG
- the LOC109779032 gene encoding uncharacterized protein: MDAGDPSTSLAVTAAGAPQSSAKKKPAPKRFIHTPIPASILNDPTLAAAATSLLPAAYNFELHKTAHRIRSSGARRAALQLPEGLLLFSLPLSHLLGPFLAEDPSNDVLILADPTYGACCLGDRPAKALAADLLVHYGHSCLVPVTSSLLPVLYVFVEIRVDALRLAAAVRGAFPDPAAAPRLALAGTVQFIAAVHAAREMLTRDGYRDIVVPQAKPLSAGEILGCTAPTLKKAEGVGVVVFVADGRFHLEAFMIANPAVKAYRFDPFLGVLVLEEYDHVGMKQARKEAVLAARKAKSWGVVLGTLGRQGSLKVLDRVVEHLEEKGLDHTVVLMSELSPTRMELFGDSVDAWVQIACPRLSIDWGEGFKRPVLTTFEFDVALGYVPGWWEKGSRQNGGGGGGSGCCSGSGTCGNGDCSSGDCGGDDFGGEYPMDYYSQDGGDWNGCYMKKKPSTGERKPRVRIGSSVQVEEKQ; encoded by the exons atggacgcCGGCGACCCCTCCACCTCGCTCGCCGTCACCGCGGCCGGCGCGCCCCAGAGCAGCGCCAAGAAAAAGCCGGCCCCCAAGCGGTTCATCCACACCCCGATCCCGGCCTCCATCCTCAACGACCCcaccctcgccgccgccgccacctcgctCCTCCCGGCGGCCTACAACTTCGAGCTCCACAAGACGGCGCACCGCATCCGCTCCTCGGGCGCGCGCCGCGCCGCGCTGCAGCTCCCCGAGGGCCTGCTCCTCTTCTCGCTGCCCCTCTCCCACCTCCTCGGCCCCTTCCTCGCCGAGGACCCCTCCAACGACGTCCTCATCCTCGCCGACCCCACCTACGGCGCCTGCTGCCTCGGCGACCGCCCCGCCAAGGCCCTCGCCGCCGACCTCCTCGTCCACTACGGCCACTCCTGCCTCGTCCCCGTCACCTCCTCGCTCCTCCCCGTGCTCTACGTCTTCGTCGAGATCCGCGTCGACGCgctccgcctcgccgccgccgtccgcggCGCCTTCCCggaccccgccgccgcgccccgcctAGCCCTCGCCGGCACCGTGCAGTTCATCGCCGCGGTGCACGCCGCGCGCGAGATGCTCACGCGGGACGGCTACCGCGACATCGTCGTGCCGCAGGCCAAGCCGCTCTCCGCCGGCGAGATCCTCGGGTGCACGGCGCCCACGCTGAAGAAGGCGGAGGGGGTGGGCGTGGTGGTGTTCGTCGCCGACGGCAGGTTCCACCTCGAGGCCTTCATGATTGCCAACCCTGCGGTGAAGGCCTACCGGTTTGATCCCTTTCTTGGTGTGCTTGTGCTGGAGGAGTATGACCATGTTGGGATGAAGCAGGCGAGGAAGGAGGCGGTGCTGGCGGCGAGGAAGGCCAAGAGCTGGGGGGTTGTGCTCGGCACGCTGGGACGGCAGGGGAGTTTAAAGGTCCTTGACCGGGTGGTGGAGCATCTGGAGGAGAAAGGTTTGGATCACACGGTGGTGCTCATGTCGGAGCTCTCCCCGACGAGGATGGAGCTATTCGGGGATTCCGTGGATGCATGGGTGCAGATTGCATGCCCTCGGTTGTCGATCGATTGGGGGGAGGGTTTCAAGAGGCCGGTGCTCACAACATTTGAGTTTGATGTTGCACTGGGGTATGTTCCTGGGTGGTGGGAGAAGGGGAGTAGGCAAAATGGCGGCGGTGGAGGTGGCAGTGGTTGTTGTTCAGGTTCAGGAACTTGTGGAAATGGTGATTGTAGTAGTGGCGATTGTGGTGGAGATGATTTTGGAGGGGAATACCCGATGGATTACTATTCGCAGGACGGGGGTGATTGGAATGGCTGCTACATGAAGAAGAAACCCTCCACTGGCGAGAGAAAGCCGCGAGTTCGAATCG GCAGTAGTGTCCAAGTCGAGGAGAAGCAATGA
- the LOC109779037 gene encoding 28 kDa ribonucleoprotein, chloroplastic, whose product MAHSCLSAARTAAALRLPFQADHAASVFPRPARASSSRPHAHRLIAAAPAVPVPRRSRRALAVVAMASQEEATAVEEAQEEDVQETAGQLEEEEPAGDVEEQQPEEEEEQGAAEEASSDGGDGSTGTGSSATKLYFGNLPYNCDSALLAGIVQDHAVPEMVEVLYDRTTGRSRGFAFVTMSTLEECERVIKNLDGTLYSGRTMRVNMADRPKPKAPLYPETEHKLFVGNLSWTVTPEMLTDAFQRCGNVVGARVLYDGETGRSRGYGFVCYSTKEEMDQAIETLNGTEIEGREIRVNLALGKRY is encoded by the exons ATGGCGCACTCCTGCCTCTCCGCGGCGCgcacggcggcggcgctgcgCCTCCCGTTCCAGGCCGACCACGCCGCGTCCGTGTTCCCCCGCCCGGCGCGCGCGTCGTCGTCCCGTCCGCACGCGCACCGGCTCATTGCCGCCGCGCCCGCCGTGCCGGTGCCGCGGAGGAGCAGGCGCGCGCTTGCCGTCGTCGCGATGGCGTCGCAGGAGGAGGCCACGGCTGTCGAGGAGGCGCAGGAGGAAGACGTACAGGAAACCGCGGGGCAGCTGGAAGAGGAGGAGCCAGCAGGGGACGTCGAGGAGCagcagccggaggaggaggaggagcagggtGCGGCCGAGGAGGCAAGCTCGGACGGCGGCGATGGTAGCACCGGTACCGGGAGCAGCGCCACCAAGCTCTACTTCGGGAACCTGCCGTACAACTGCGACAGCGCGCTGCTCGCCGGCATCGTGCAGGACCACGCCGTCCCGGAGATGGTCGAG GTGCTCTACGACCGGACGACGGGGAGGAGCCGGGGCTTCGCGTTCGTGACGATGAGCACGCTCGAGGAGTGCGAGCGGGTCATCAAGAACCTCGACGGCACC CTGTACAGCGGGCGCACGATGAGGGTGAACATGGCCGACAGGCCGAAGCCGAAGGCGCCGCTGTACCCGGAGACGGAGCACAAGCTCTTCGTGGGCAACCTGTCGTGGACGGTCACCCCGGAGATGCTCACCGACGCGTTCCAGCGCTGCGGCAACGTGGTGGGCGCCCGGGTGCTCTACGACGGCGAGACCGGCCGGTCCCGCGGCTACGGCTTCGTCTGCTACTCCACCAAGGAGGAGATGGACCAGGCCATCGAGACACTCAACGGAACG GAAATCGAAGGCAGGGAGATCCGGGTCAACTTGGCCTTGGGGAAGAGATACTAG
- the LOC109779035 gene encoding uncharacterized protein, whose product MATAVLRCPLLASPLPAGGAATASCSGSSRPSRFLLRRRWCPSPLLAVSSDSSKPLASSSTGGGGADPDEEPVLPLLQELADCLVLPPKFLSLLPRDLRLDLNDAAFDLSNGPVLNECGQEVGDLLLDLGKAWEMANTEASNNLAKQLPSMAPYLTASAKSAFGKRLASAGKKFQTMGQYGNGEFKKISETMIKIGKVLSKRPVIQAEVEATKEKRKLKFAGAEFELTAQNAYIGAAVGLVFGFFSWQLAQGVQSSPDDSQPLKVPLLLLGYTSTALSAAAAVGLVVLALQMNPEDKSD is encoded by the exons ATGGCCACCGCCGTGCTCCGCTGCCCGCTGCTCGCCTCGCCTCTCCCGGCCGGCGGCGCCGCCACCGCCTCGTGCTCCGGCTCCTCCCGCCCATCGCGATTCCttctccggcggcggtggtgCCCGAGTCCCCTGCTCGCCGTCTCCTCCGACTCCTCCAAGCCCCTCGCCTCCTCCtcgaccggcggcggcggcgccgaccCCGACGAGGAGCCCGTCCTTCCCCTCCTCCAGGAACTCGCG GATTGCTTGGTGCTCCCGCCCAAATTCCTGTCCCTGCTGCCCCGCGACCTTCGCCTCGAT CTCAATGACGCGGCATTCGATCTCTCCAACGGGCCTGTTCTCAATGAG TGTGGCCAAGAGGTCGGTGACCTGCTGCTGGACCTGGGAAAAGCATGGGAGATGGCTAACACAGAAGCATCAAACAACCTTGCCAAGCAGCTGCCGTCAATGGCGCCCTACTTGACCGCCAGCGCGAAATCAG CATTTGGCAAGCGGCTGGCATCAGCTGGAAAGAAGTTTCAGACTATGGGCCAGTATGGCAATGGAGAGTTCAAGAAG ATTTCTGAAACAATGATCAAGATCGGTAAGGTTCTATCAAAACGCCCGGTGATTCAAGCTGAAGTAGAGGCCACTAAAGAAAAACGAAAGCTGAAG TTTGCAGGAGCTGAATTTGAATTGACAGCACAAAATGCATATATCGGTGCTGCAGTTGGACTGGTTTTCGG GTTTTTCTCCTGGCAGCTGGCCCAAGGCGTGCAAAGCAGTCCAGATGACAGCCAG ccgctcaaggtcccgctgcTGCTTCTCGGCTACACTTCGACGGCCCTGTCCGCGGCCGCGGCGGTGGGGCTCGTGGTGCTGGCCCTGCAGATGAACCCCGAGGACAAGTCGGACTAA
- the LOC109779034 gene encoding alcohol dehydrogenase class-3 has product MASSTQGQVITCKAAVAYEANKPLVVEDVQVAPPQAGEVRIKILSTALCHTDYYTWSGKDPEGLFPCILGHEAAGIVESVGEGVTDVQPGDHVIPCYQAECKDCKMCNSGKTNLCGKVRGATGVGVMMSDRKSRFSVNGKPIYHFMGTSTFSQYTVVHDVSVAKINPQAPLDKVCLLGCGVSTGLGAVWNTAKVEAGSIVAVFGLGTVGLAVAEGAKSAGASRIIGIDIDTKKFDVAKNFGVTEFVNPKDHDKPIQQVLVDLTDGGVDYSFECIGNVSIMRAALECCHKGWGTSVVVGVAASGQEIATRPFQLVTGRVWKGTAFGGFKSRSQVPWLVEKYMNKEIKVDEYITHNMNLTDINKAFDLLHEGGCLRCVLAMEH; this is encoded by the exons ATGGCGTCCTCCACCCAGGGCCAGGTCATCACCTGCAAAG CGGCGGTGGCGTACGAGGCGAACAAGCCGCTGGTGGTCGAGGACGTGCAGGTGGCGCCGCCGCAGGCCGGCGAGGTCCGCATCAAGATCCTCTCCACCGCGCTCTGCCACACCGACTACTACACCTGGAGCGGCAAg GATCCCGAGGGCCTCTTTCCTTGCATTCTCGGTCACGAGGCTGCTGG AATTGTTGAGAGCGTTGGCGAAGGAGTGACCGACGTGCAGCCTGGGGACCATGTCATTCCTTGCTACCAAGCGGAATGCAAGGACTGCAAGATGTGCAACAGCGGGAAGACCAACCTCTGCGGCAAAGTTCGCGGCGCCACAGGGGTAGGGGTCATGATGAGCGACCGCAAGAGCCGCTTCTCGGTGAATGGGAAGCCCATTTACCATTTCATGGGGACGTCGACGTTCAGTCAGTACACTGTTGTGCATGACGTCAGTGTTGCCAAGATCAACCCGCAGGCACCCCTTGATAAAGTCTGCCTGCTCGGCTGTGGTGTTTCTACTG GCCTTGGAGCAGTATGGAATACTGCAAAGGTTGAAGCAGGTTCCATTGTTGCTGTTTTTGGGCTTGGCACAGTTGGACTTGCA GTTGCTGAGGGGGCAAAATCAGCTGGTGCTTCTCGGATTATTGGCATTGACATTGATACCAAGAAGTTTGATGTTG CTAAGAACTTTGGCGTCACAGAGTTTGTGAACCCAAAAGACCATGACAAACCAATCCAACAGGTCCTTGTTGACCTTACAGATGGTGGTGTGGATTACAGTTTTGAGTGCATCGGAAATGTTTCTATCATGAGGGCTGCACTTGAATGCTGCCACAAG GGCTGGGGTACCTCCGTTGTTGTTGGCGTAGCTGCGTCTGGCCAGGAGATTGCCACAAGGCCATTCCAGCTCGTCACCGGCCGTGTCTGGAAGGGAACAGCTTTCGGCGGCTTCAAGAGCCGGAGCCAGGTTCCATGGCTTGTTGAGAAGTACATGAACAAG GAAATCAAGGTGGACGAGTACATCACCCACAACATGAACCTTACCGACATCAACAAGGCGTTCGACCTGCTGCACGAAGGCGGCTGCCTGCGGTGCGTGCTGGCGATGGAGCACTGA